One window of the Calditrichota bacterium genome contains the following:
- a CDS encoding GDP-mannose 4,6-dehydratase translates to MKIAVTGCAGFLGSHLVDALLEGQHRVVGIDNLSMGRMENIEHQLGNPRFAFYREDVRRRAALRRCCKGAEVIVHLAAFKIPRYGKSIDTLLINSQGTHAVLEVARENGAKVILASTSDVYGKNASLPFHEESNSVFGSSKVARWSYAVSKLFDEHLAFAYQEEYGIPVVVLRIFGSYGPRHHLSWWGGPQAVFISQILKGEPVTIHGDGMQTRTFAYVSDIVDGMLRAIFCDEANGEIFNLGGQQEIAIIELARLIHRLCGVGRSLAVNFVPYSSFNGRPYEDVMRRVPDVSRARKVLGYEPKVELEEGLRRTIVWQREALQLPAPSLSAPARLVRSLSAIA, encoded by the coding sequence ATGAAGATCGCAGTCACCGGATGTGCCGGATTCTTGGGCTCCCACCTTGTCGACGCTCTGTTGGAAGGGCAACATCGCGTGGTGGGCATCGACAATCTGTCCATGGGCCGGATGGAGAACATCGAGCACCAGCTTGGCAATCCGCGCTTTGCCTTCTACCGTGAGGACGTGCGCCGTCGCGCTGCGCTGCGTCGCTGCTGCAAGGGGGCAGAAGTCATTGTGCACCTGGCAGCCTTCAAGATCCCGCGCTATGGCAAGAGCATCGATACCTTGCTGATCAACAGCCAGGGCACACATGCCGTGCTGGAGGTGGCACGCGAGAACGGCGCTAAGGTAATCCTCGCCTCTACTTCAGACGTCTATGGCAAGAACGCCTCTCTTCCTTTTCATGAGGAAAGCAACAGCGTGTTCGGCAGCAGCAAAGTGGCCCGCTGGAGCTACGCCGTCTCCAAGCTTTTTGACGAACACTTGGCCTTCGCCTACCAGGAGGAATATGGCATTCCCGTGGTGGTCTTGCGCATCTTCGGCTCCTACGGTCCCCGCCACCACCTGTCGTGGTGGGGCGGTCCGCAAGCCGTTTTCATCAGCCAGATACTGAAAGGCGAGCCGGTCACCATCCACGGCGACGGCATGCAGACGCGAACGTTCGCCTACGTTTCCGATATAGTCGATGGCATGCTCCGGGCGATTTTTTGCGACGAAGCGAACGGCGAAATCTTCAACCTTGGCGGGCAGCAGGAGATCGCCATCATCGAACTGGCGCGCCTGATCCACCGCCTGTGTGGCGTGGGCAGGTCGCTGGCAGTCAACTTCGTTCCCTATTCGTCCTTCAATGGCAGGCCCTATGAAGATGTCATGCGGCGCGTGCCGGACGTGAGCAGGGCAAGAAAGGTGCTCGGCTACGAGCCAAAGGTTGAGCTGGAGGAAGGGCTGCGGCGCACCATTGTCTGGCAGCGGGAAGCCCTGCAGCTGCCGGCGCCAAGTCTTTCCGCACCGGCGCGCCTCGTGCGCAGCCTGAGCGCCATTGCGTAG
- a CDS encoding peptidoglycan bridge formation glycyltransferase FemA/FemB family protein, translated as MPNLRTLEAGFSSSVTRLSQPEWDALAGGFADLTVYQTWAYGAVRWGEENLAHFVLQRSGQTVAAAQARVFRAPFLGLGVAYVRYGPLFRRCWVDERLNVFRQAVRALRNEFVCERGLNLRLNLNLAAVDEPDHYLAVLEEEGYHRARFVPPLRTLLLDLSPPLEELRSNLLQRWRNQLNQAEKRFGVEVSSGTGAQLFAEFARVYREMLRSKRFAVFTEVDEFAAIQETLPPEQKQLIVLGRAEGQTVAGTVLSVTGDKAIMLLAASNQQGRAVRASYAVQWHALALLKERGCHWYDLGGIDPVTNPGGYHFKLGLAGKDGVDASYVGQYECSPDVVRAAALRSFQALVTGYRRARLMLSGIRSRRGLSREAHAAEERRADSPEKKETSEVEAKA; from the coding sequence ATGCCAAACCTACGAACATTGGAAGCGGGGTTTTCTTCGTCTGTAACCAGGCTTTCCCAGCCGGAGTGGGACGCGCTGGCAGGGGGCTTCGCCGACCTCACCGTCTATCAAACCTGGGCGTATGGCGCCGTGCGTTGGGGAGAAGAGAATTTGGCTCACTTTGTCCTCCAGCGGTCCGGCCAGACCGTTGCCGCTGCGCAGGCGCGCGTGTTTAGAGCCCCATTCCTCGGGTTGGGCGTGGCATACGTGCGGTATGGCCCTCTGTTTCGTCGCTGTTGGGTCGACGAACGACTCAATGTGTTTCGCCAAGCAGTGCGCGCGTTGCGCAACGAGTTTGTGTGCGAACGCGGGCTGAACTTACGCTTGAATCTGAATCTTGCTGCGGTCGACGAGCCGGATCACTACTTGGCCGTTCTGGAAGAGGAAGGTTACCATCGGGCTCGCTTCGTGCCGCCTCTGCGCACGCTGCTTCTTGATCTTTCGCCGCCTCTGGAAGAGCTGCGGAGCAATCTGCTGCAGCGCTGGCGTAATCAGCTCAATCAGGCTGAGAAGCGCTTTGGGGTTGAGGTGAGCAGTGGCACCGGCGCGCAGCTCTTTGCCGAGTTCGCAAGGGTCTATCGCGAGATGCTGAGGAGCAAGAGGTTCGCCGTGTTCACCGAGGTGGACGAGTTTGCTGCCATCCAGGAAACGTTGCCGCCGGAGCAGAAGCAGCTCATCGTGTTGGGCCGTGCGGAAGGGCAAACCGTCGCCGGCACCGTGCTTTCCGTAACGGGCGACAAGGCAATCATGCTCCTGGCCGCGAGCAATCAACAGGGCAGGGCAGTGCGGGCCTCCTATGCGGTGCAATGGCACGCGCTTGCGTTGCTGAAGGAACGCGGGTGCCACTGGTACGACCTCGGTGGCATAGACCCGGTGACGAATCCTGGCGGGTATCATTTCAAGCTCGGCTTGGCTGGCAAAGACGGCGTAGATGCCTCTTATGTTGGCCAATACGAATGCAGTCCAGACGTGGTGCGCGCTGCGGCCTTGCGTTCGTTCCAGGCGCTGGTCACCGGGTACCGTCGGGCAAGGCTCATGCTGAGCGGTATCCGCTCCCGGCGCGGCCTTTCCCGGGAGGCGCATGCTGCCGAGGAAAGACGCGCGGACTCGCCTGAGAAAAAGGAGACATCGGAAGTAGAAGCAAAGGCGTAG
- a CDS encoding polysaccharide deacetylase family protein, translating to MLKRLFRVLVSLAVLAFDLLRDATRRLVGAPRPARWVVLYYHSVPEEYASTFARQMAMALRWAVPVPPTATTLPHGRRCFAVTFDDALAEIRDTALPVLRARGIPAAVFVPTAFVDRAAAWEMAKGCSEQGRNVMSFAELRALDEELVLLGSHTVSHPCLSTLPQKELVRELRESRRVLEEQTGRRVTLLSFPHGDYDARVLAAAKEAGYTRCFSISPDCQTPEEARFVFGRVKADPRDWPMEFRLKVLGCYRWLGAASRAKAYVCAKKVNGKAVAPRKSLVAAAKRRQCSRRSSCCVATVE from the coding sequence ATGCTTAAGCGATTGTTCCGAGTGTTGGTCAGCCTTGCCGTTTTAGCTTTCGACTTGCTGCGCGATGCCACGAGGAGGCTCGTCGGTGCGCCCCGCCCGGCAAGATGGGTGGTGCTGTACTACCATAGCGTGCCCGAAGAATACGCCTCGACTTTTGCCCGGCAGATGGCCATGGCCTTGCGCTGGGCCGTGCCGGTGCCGCCGACTGCTACAACACTTCCTCATGGCCGGCGGTGCTTTGCGGTCACCTTTGACGACGCCCTGGCCGAAATTCGAGACACGGCGCTGCCTGTGCTACGGGCACGCGGTATTCCGGCGGCAGTGTTCGTGCCCACCGCTTTTGTGGACCGTGCTGCGGCGTGGGAGATGGCCAAAGGTTGCAGTGAACAGGGACGCAACGTAATGAGCTTTGCCGAGCTGCGCGCTCTGGACGAGGAGTTGGTACTTCTGGGCTCCCACACGGTGAGCCATCCCTGTTTGTCGACTTTGCCCCAAAAGGAACTTGTGCGAGAGCTGAGGGAGTCGCGGCGGGTGCTCGAGGAACAGACAGGCCGGCGGGTGACCCTCCTGAGTTTCCCCCATGGCGACTATGACGCTCGCGTGCTTGCCGCGGCCAAAGAGGCTGGCTACACGCGCTGCTTCTCCATCTCCCCGGACTGCCAGACCCCCGAGGAGGCGAGGTTTGTCTTCGGCAGGGTCAAGGCAGATCCCCGCGACTGGCCGATGGAGTTTCGCCTCAAGGTGCTTGGATGTTACCGCTGGCTGGGGGCCGCCTCCCGCGCCAAGGCATATGTCTGTGCCAAGAAGGTGAACGGCAAGGCTGTGGCCCCACGCAAAAGCCTGGTTGCTGCGGCAAAGAGGAGGCAGTGTTCTCGCCGATCCTCTTGCTGCGTGGCTACGGTTGAATGA
- a CDS encoding NAD(P)-binding protein: MPQQIAIVGGGMLGMTLAYRLAGAGVDVT; encoded by the coding sequence ATGCCACAGCAGATTGCCATAGTCGGGGGTGGAATGCTCGGCATGACTTTGGCCTATCGTCTGGCCGGAGCCGGGGTGGATGTCACCC